From a region of the Paraburkholderia hospita genome:
- a CDS encoding L-idonate 5-dehydrogenase yields MFAAVLHEPKKLLIDELDDPQPQAGQVQIRVRAGGICGSDLSYYFKGKSGDFAVREPFVLGHEVAGEVAALGEGVSGLAVGQRVAVNPGLNCGVCRYCVKGMPNHCLNMRFMGSASTFPHMQGMFRQFIAVSAHQCVPVPDGLDFAQASMAEPLAVALHALRLAGSLVGAKVLLVGCGPIGCILLAVAKRAGAHRIVALDLAEKALQMAATLGADETVLANDQTRIDQWAQQRGTFDVVLEASGSTAGLDTALRAARAGGTVIQVGNLPAGQSPVAANLVMSKELRYQGSFRFTDEYAVAAEELGAHKIDLRPLMTHAFSLEEANRAFEVAQDRTQSMKVHLKFD; encoded by the coding sequence ATGTTTGCAGCCGTTCTCCACGAACCGAAGAAACTCCTCATCGACGAACTCGATGATCCGCAACCGCAAGCCGGTCAGGTCCAGATTCGCGTGCGCGCTGGCGGCATCTGCGGCTCCGATCTCTCGTATTACTTCAAGGGCAAGAGCGGCGATTTCGCGGTGCGCGAACCGTTCGTGCTGGGTCATGAAGTCGCGGGTGAAGTCGCGGCGCTAGGCGAGGGCGTGAGCGGCCTTGCCGTCGGGCAGCGTGTCGCCGTGAATCCGGGGCTCAACTGCGGCGTCTGCCGATACTGCGTCAAGGGCATGCCGAATCATTGCCTGAACATGCGCTTCATGGGCAGCGCGTCGACGTTTCCGCACATGCAGGGCATGTTCCGCCAGTTCATCGCGGTGAGCGCGCATCAGTGCGTGCCCGTGCCGGACGGACTCGACTTCGCGCAGGCGTCGATGGCCGAGCCGCTCGCGGTGGCGCTGCATGCGCTGCGCCTGGCCGGCTCGCTGGTCGGAGCGAAGGTGCTGCTGGTGGGTTGTGGACCGATCGGTTGCATTCTGCTTGCCGTGGCGAAGCGGGCGGGCGCGCACCGCATCGTTGCACTCGATCTCGCGGAAAAAGCATTGCAAATGGCGGCGACACTCGGCGCCGACGAAACCGTGCTCGCCAACGATCAAACACGCATCGATCAGTGGGCGCAGCAGCGCGGCACTTTCGACGTGGTGCTGGAGGCGTCGGGTAGTACGGCAGGCCTCGATACCGCGTTGCGCGCGGCGCGCGCGGGCGGCACGGTCATCCAGGTCGGCAATCTGCCGGCGGGGCAGTCGCCCGTGGCGGCAAACCTGGTGATGTCGAAGGAGCTTCGCTATCAGGGCTCGTTCCGCTTCACCGACGAATACGCCGTTGCCGCCGAAGAACTCGGCGCGCACAAGATCGATCTGCGCCCGCTGATGACGCACGCGTTCTCGCTCGAAGAAGCGAACCGTGCCTTCGAAGTCGCGCAAGACCGCACGCAATCGATGAAGGTTCATCTGAAGTTCGACTAA
- a CDS encoding MFS transporter — protein MADKKTRAMLRRVAAASTIGTAAEYYDFFVYGTAAVLVFGAKFFPSSDPLIGTLAAFATYAVGFVARPLGGIVFGHFGDRIGRKKALIVTILIVGLGTFAIGLLPDYSQIGVWAPASLILIRVLQGFGVGGEQAGAVLLTAEYAPPRERGFFASLVQLGAPAGFLIPSGLFALLSATLTHEQLMDWGWRLPFLGSIVLVVVGLYIRLRTEESPIFASIRETKAVESRPVVEVVKQFGPTIVKGVGAKLIEACTFAMYTMIVLAYGRAHGISESLLLQTIIVAVVLELLAIPLVGALSDRIGRRTTFITGAVLQVLLVVPLFHAVDSGNRLAIQAAMILAISVGHSLCYAPQASLFPELFPARVRCSGIALIWQIGSLIGSGVLGLVAVKLIQATHGNSIGLVIYVALLGIVSAVCIFLLPETAPARRGGDLHDWGAPQREPALHEAHASAAFAAGQ, from the coding sequence ATGGCAGACAAGAAAACCCGTGCGATGCTGCGGCGCGTGGCCGCTGCATCGACGATCGGCACGGCCGCCGAGTACTACGATTTCTTCGTGTACGGCACGGCTGCCGTGCTCGTGTTCGGCGCGAAGTTCTTCCCGTCGAGCGACCCGCTGATCGGCACGCTCGCGGCATTCGCGACCTACGCCGTGGGGTTCGTGGCACGGCCACTCGGCGGCATCGTGTTCGGCCATTTCGGCGATCGCATCGGACGCAAGAAGGCGTTGATCGTCACGATCCTGATCGTCGGGCTGGGGACGTTCGCGATCGGCCTGCTGCCGGACTATTCGCAGATCGGCGTCTGGGCGCCTGCATCGCTGATACTGATTCGCGTGCTGCAGGGCTTCGGCGTAGGTGGTGAACAAGCGGGCGCGGTGTTGTTGACGGCGGAATATGCACCGCCTCGCGAGCGCGGTTTTTTCGCGAGTCTCGTGCAGCTCGGCGCACCTGCGGGCTTCCTGATTCCGTCGGGTCTATTCGCGCTGCTGAGCGCGACACTCACGCATGAGCAACTGATGGACTGGGGCTGGCGTCTGCCGTTTCTGGGCAGCATCGTACTGGTCGTAGTCGGCCTGTATATCCGGCTGCGCACGGAAGAGTCGCCGATCTTCGCCAGCATCCGCGAGACGAAGGCAGTCGAGTCGCGGCCGGTGGTCGAGGTCGTGAAGCAGTTCGGGCCTACCATCGTGAAAGGCGTCGGCGCGAAGCTGATCGAGGCGTGCACGTTCGCGATGTACACGATGATCGTCCTCGCCTACGGACGTGCCCACGGCATCAGCGAAAGCCTGCTGCTGCAGACCATCATCGTTGCTGTCGTGCTGGAGCTTCTCGCGATTCCGCTGGTCGGCGCGCTGTCGGATCGCATCGGCCGGCGCACGACGTTCATCACGGGCGCGGTGCTGCAAGTGCTGCTCGTCGTGCCACTGTTTCATGCCGTCGACAGCGGCAACCGTCTCGCGATCCAGGCGGCGATGATACTCGCGATCTCGGTCGGTCACAGTCTGTGCTATGCGCCTCAGGCATCGCTTTTCCCCGAGCTCTTTCCAGCGCGCGTGCGATGCAGCGGCATTGCGCTCATCTGGCAGATTGGATCGCTGATCGGCAGCGGTGTGCTCGGACTCGTCGCGGTCAAACTGATTCAGGCGACACACGGAAATTCGATCGGGCTTGTCATCTATGTGGCGTTGCTCGGGATCGTCTCGGCCGTCTGCATTTTCCTTCTCCCCGAAACCGCTCCCGCGCGACGCGGCGGGGATCTCCATGACTGGGGCGCGCCGCAACGCGAGCCAGCCTTGCACGAAGCACACGCATCGGCCGCTTTCGCTGCAGGCCAATAG